One segment of Capnocytophaga sp. oral taxon 878 DNA contains the following:
- a CDS encoding DUF4304 domain-containing protein, producing the protein MSATLTFNKSTMKEKTATQIEFDEMVKELYQILKPLGFKKKALHFYRVVEQNLQMISIQKGAYGSADEIYFTANIKKASYKEPISFYPDDNTQRIGDIKGNGDIWYEFSGTIVDIFKRKQKFKENREAFLSDIQQIVLPYLSN; encoded by the coding sequence ATGAGTGCAACACTCACCTTTAACAAATCTACTATGAAAGAAAAAACAGCTACACAAATTGAGTTCGACGAGATGGTAAAAGAACTCTATCAAATACTAAAACCCTTAGGCTTTAAGAAAAAAGCACTACATTTTTACCGAGTAGTGGAACAAAACCTGCAAATGATTTCTATTCAAAAAGGTGCTTATGGCAGCGCTGATGAAATTTATTTCACAGCAAATATCAAAAAAGCCTCTTATAAGGAACCTATCTCTTTCTATCCTGATGATAATACCCAGCGTATAGGTGATATCAAAGGCAATGGTGATATTTGGTATGAGTTTTCTGGCACTATCGTCGATATTTTTAAACGAAAACAAAAATTTAAAGAGAATAGAGAAGCCTTTTTGAGTGATATTCAGCAAATCGTGCTTCCTTATCTATCTAATTAG
- a CDS encoding FtsX-like permease family protein gives MAIAAIAIGMVMMLIAIATGTGLQQKIREKLVVFHGHAQIYSFDSNISEVATLPVSTEQDFYPSFKAVPEVTHIQAVATKGGIIRTENTYESILAKGVGKDYNWAPFLDFITQGRTPNVTSDEVTDEILMSTYLANRLHLKLGDRCQAIFLKDEAAQAPNQRSFKIVGLYNSGFQEFDASYIFTDIRHIQKINKWQPNEVGNFELFIKDFNQIEEVGKQVYSQVGSFLDSQTIIQKFPFIFEWLSMFDFNIYLIIGIMIIVGGFNMITAILVLILEKTPLIGTLKSLGASDRSIRKIFLYNATYIIGLGLLWGNALGFLLLWLQQQYSLIKLDPATYYVTEVPIAFNPLWIVLLNICVLLLCLLMLLIPTYVITKISPTKSMKFS, from the coding sequence ATGGCTATAGCTGCTATTGCGATAGGAATGGTAATGATGCTTATTGCCATAGCAACTGGGACTGGGCTGCAACAAAAAATTCGTGAGAAGCTAGTAGTGTTTCACGGACATGCACAAATCTACAGTTTTGATAGTAATATCTCAGAAGTAGCTACATTGCCTGTTTCTACTGAGCAGGATTTTTACCCTTCCTTTAAGGCAGTCCCAGAGGTAACTCACATACAAGCTGTAGCTACTAAAGGCGGTATCATACGTACTGAAAATACTTATGAGTCTATCCTTGCTAAAGGGGTTGGTAAGGACTATAATTGGGCTCCTTTCCTAGATTTTATTACCCAAGGGCGTACCCCTAATGTTACAAGTGATGAGGTTACAGATGAGATATTAATGTCTACTTACTTAGCTAATAGACTACATCTTAAACTTGGCGACCGATGTCAGGCAATATTTTTAAAAGATGAAGCAGCTCAAGCCCCTAACCAACGTAGTTTTAAAATAGTAGGACTTTATAACAGCGGTTTTCAAGAGTTTGATGCTTCATACATTTTTACAGACATCCGTCACATACAGAAGATTAACAAGTGGCAACCTAATGAAGTAGGTAACTTTGAGCTATTTATCAAGGATTTTAACCAAATAGAAGAAGTAGGTAAACAAGTATATAGCCAAGTGGGGTCATTTCTTGATTCACAAACTATTATTCAAAAATTTCCTTTTATTTTTGAATGGTTAAGTATGTTTGATTTTAATATTTACCTCATTATAGGTATAATGATAATAGTAGGAGGATTCAATATGATTACTGCTATACTTGTACTTATATTAGAAAAAACACCGCTAATAGGTACTCTTAAGAGCTTAGGAGCTTCTGACCGCAGTATACGAAAAATATTTCTTTACAATGCTACTTACATCATAGGTTTAGGTCTTTTATGGGGTAATGCTCTTGGTTTTCTACTGCTTTGGTTACAACAGCAATACAGTCTTATAAAATTAGACCCTGCTACCTATTACGTAACTGAAGTACCCATAGCCTTTAACCCTTTGTGGATAGTATTACTGAACATTTGCGTACTTCTGCTTTGCTTGTTAATGCTGCTTATCCCGACTTACGTAATAACAAAAATATCACCTACCAAATCAATGAAGTTTTCATAA
- a CDS encoding Imm59 family immunity protein — MSARALIYFLQLQMAKKPNFFLFREEEPLATFQEIEVIEKHIAATLPIVFKEFQQKFGGGTFGYAELYAISPKSEYYVFQEPLCPNDFFPIANDGTGGFYGFVKNENEFADKVYYWDNTLQRTSYQQTKYSFASFFLWSAFNLKVNWFSDHPDAPYETVIKCTDNGKYQVYHTDERANLWGVITEFDTLEEAINKFEN; from the coding sequence ATGAGTGCAAGAGCCTTGATATATTTTTTACAGTTGCAAATGGCTAAAAAGCCTAACTTTTTTCTATTTCGTGAAGAAGAACCCTTGGCAACTTTTCAAGAGATAGAAGTGATAGAAAAACACATAGCTGCCACGCTGCCTATTGTTTTTAAGGAATTTCAACAGAAGTTCGGGGGAGGTACTTTTGGTTATGCCGAACTCTATGCTATATCACCTAAAAGTGAGTATTATGTCTTTCAAGAACCTCTATGTCCTAATGATTTTTTTCCTATCGCTAATGATGGGACTGGTGGCTTTTATGGCTTTGTAAAGAATGAAAACGAATTTGCCGATAAGGTCTATTATTGGGATAATACACTCCAAAGAACCTCTTATCAACAAACAAAGTATAGTTTTGCTAGTTTCTTTTTGTGGAGTGCTTTCAATCTTAAAGTCAATTGGTTTAGCGATCACCCCGATGCTCCTTATGAAACCGTTATCAAGTGCACAGATAATGGCAAATACCAAGTGTATCACACCGATGAAAGGGCAAATCTGTGGGGCGTAATCACAGAATTTGACACCCTTGAAGAAGCGATCAATAAATTTGAAAATTAG
- a CDS encoding IS630 family transposase has protein sequence MELTVSPTEIEELRKLQRNLQGRSDYARVTCILMLSMGNTPIFVADCLGIDISTVYRYRSLYLEGGLDKLLENRYRGYQGLLNIFQIESLKQELRTHLYTDAKQVSQWVKDTFEVTYTPQGMADLLNRIGFSYKKTTEVPCEADPLKQKLFAEALSKILQEKEEGDVVYFADGVHPTHNSRSTYAWIEKGKEFQQPTVSGRDRVNINGLLNAYDVTDVIALDCECVNAESTKELYELALKKHPNAKNIYIISDNARYYHNKELQNWVEDNRIKQIFLPPYSPNLNLIERLWKFLRKKVINTGFYRNKTEFRDAIRNFFDNIHTYKKELESLLTLNFRLINSQTISF, from the coding sequence ATGGAACTAACAGTGTCACCAACAGAAATAGAGGAACTTAGAAAGCTCCAACGCAACTTGCAAGGTCGCTCGGATTATGCCCGAGTTACCTGCATTTTGATGCTTTCTATGGGCAATACTCCTATTTTTGTTGCTGATTGCTTGGGTATAGACATTTCTACTGTTTATCGTTATCGTTCCTTATATCTTGAAGGAGGACTAGATAAACTCCTTGAGAATCGTTATAGAGGTTATCAAGGTCTGCTTAATATTTTTCAAATAGAATCCTTAAAACAAGAGTTACGCACACATCTTTATACAGATGCAAAACAAGTATCTCAATGGGTTAAAGACACTTTTGAAGTTACCTATACTCCACAAGGAATGGCTGATTTACTTAACAGAATTGGTTTTTCCTACAAGAAAACAACCGAAGTGCCTTGTGAAGCGGATCCTTTAAAACAAAAACTATTTGCTGAAGCACTCTCTAAAATTCTTCAAGAAAAGGAAGAAGGGGATGTGGTGTATTTTGCCGATGGTGTTCATCCTACGCACAACAGCCGTTCCACTTATGCTTGGATAGAGAAAGGTAAAGAGTTTCAACAACCAACAGTTAGTGGGCGTGATAGAGTGAATATTAATGGTTTACTTAATGCTTATGATGTTACAGATGTAATAGCTCTTGATTGTGAATGCGTTAATGCAGAATCAACAAAAGAACTTTACGAATTAGCTCTTAAAAAGCATCCAAACGCTAAAAATATTTATATTATATCCGATAATGCTCGCTACTATCACAATAAAGAACTTCAAAACTGGGTAGAAGATAATAGAATCAAGCAAATTTTCTTGCCTCCATACTCTCCGAACCTCAATTTAATAGAGCGCTTGTGGAAATTCTTACGAAAAAAAGTAATCAATACGGGTTTCTATCGGAACAAGACAGAATTCCGAGATGCTATAAGGAATTTCTTTGATAATATACATACTTATAAAAAGGAGTTAGAGTCACTTCTAACTCTCAATTTCCGTTTGATAAATTCGCAAACCATTTCTTTTTGA
- a CDS encoding exo-beta-N-acetylmuramidase NamZ domain-containing protein — translation MKYSTFKTFNPFRGAKVTLFFLCTLISCKNNGQTLTNDPVQNADKQLKELIVGANRMYAYIDDLHGKNIGIVTNQTGIVKTAKHTYVHLVDTLLSRKIKVTKVFAPEHGFRGQADAGEVVKDGKDPKTGLPIISLYGKNKKPTPEQLKGLDLVLFDLQDVGARFYTYISTLHYVMEACAEENIPIIVLDRPNPNAHYIDGPVLQPAFKSFIGMHPVPVVYGMTIGEYAQMINGEKWLQAGITASLKVVKLAYYTHQTPYSLPVKPSPNLPNDISVNLYPSMCFFEGTNVSMGRGTEKQFQVYGAPYFNKTTFSFTPHPNAGDKNPKFNGKLCYGEDLTKTPRLSQLNLSWLQKAFEQSKAVKTAFFTSSFNKIAGNDILKKQITTGKSEAEIRQSWQKDLDKFKEIRKKYLLYP, via the coding sequence ATGAAATATTCAACATTCAAAACATTTAATCCTTTTAGAGGTGCCAAAGTTACACTTTTTTTCTTATGTACCCTCATTTCTTGTAAAAATAATGGCCAAACCCTTACTAATGATCCTGTACAAAACGCTGATAAACAGCTTAAAGAGCTGATAGTGGGAGCAAACAGGATGTATGCTTACATTGATGATTTGCATGGAAAAAATATAGGAATTGTTACTAACCAAACTGGAATAGTAAAAACAGCTAAACATACTTATGTACATTTGGTAGATACCTTACTTAGTCGAAAAATAAAGGTTACTAAAGTATTTGCCCCTGAGCATGGCTTTAGAGGGCAGGCCGATGCAGGAGAAGTTGTGAAAGATGGAAAAGATCCAAAAACAGGCTTACCTATTATATCTCTTTATGGTAAAAATAAAAAACCTACGCCCGAACAGCTCAAAGGGCTTGATCTTGTTCTTTTTGATTTGCAAGATGTAGGAGCTCGTTTTTACACCTATATTTCTACCTTGCACTATGTAATGGAAGCTTGTGCTGAGGAGAATATTCCTATTATTGTGCTAGATAGACCCAACCCCAATGCTCATTATATCGATGGCCCAGTATTACAGCCTGCCTTTAAGAGTTTTATAGGTATGCATCCTGTACCAGTAGTATATGGTATGACTATAGGTGAGTATGCCCAGATGATTAATGGTGAAAAATGGCTGCAAGCAGGTATTACAGCCTCTCTTAAAGTAGTTAAACTTGCTTATTATACCCACCAGACCCCTTATAGTTTGCCAGTTAAGCCTTCTCCCAATCTGCCTAATGATATATCGGTGAATTTGTATCCTAGTATGTGCTTTTTTGAAGGAACAAATGTTAGTATGGGGCGTGGTACCGAGAAACAGTTCCAAGTGTATGGAGCTCCATATTTTAACAAAACAACATTTAGTTTTACCCCACACCCTAATGCTGGAGATAAGAATCCTAAGTTTAATGGAAAGCTTTGTTACGGTGAAGATCTTACCAAAACGCCACGTCTTTCACAGCTTAACCTCAGTTGGTTACAAAAAGCATTTGAACAAAGTAAAGCTGTGAAAACAGCCTTTTTCACTTCTTCATTCAATAAAATAGCCGGTAATGATATACTAAAAAAGCAAATTACCACTGGAAAATCAGAAGCCGAAATAAGGCAAAGTTGGCAGAAAGATCTTGATAAGTTTAAAGAAATAAGAAAGAAATACCTATTGTATCCTTAA
- a CDS encoding RtcB family protein, whose product MANLKLKGKDLLKLGFPNNQSINVALEVMKRNYATKNLAYVKSVLEDILKNPAQYEGHLTFGQIAEVLLSSTKTEKRQLNATRAPYHIFGDDITEEAKTQLYTALKLPISVGGALMPDAHSGYGLPIGGVLAVENAVIPYGVGLDIGCRMCLSILDIPVSYLSGARDKYEKALVEHTKFGMYETHKSHVDHEIFDRDTFSLIPILKRLKDKAIKQMGTSGSGNHFVEFGEVELLADDPQIGLPKGKYLGILSHSGSRGFGAEIAQYYVRVAAEQCPLPKEAQQFAWLDLSTHLGLEYWTAMNLAGDYASACHDDIHRRLIKAVGGRLRARIENHHNFAWKEIHDGKEVVVHRKGATPAGEGVLGIIPASMTDAGYIVRGKGNTESFDSASHGAGRAFSRNESKNRFTNSDIKKALKAKDITLIGGNAEEAPMAYKNIETVMASQSDLVDIIGTFQPRIVRMDK is encoded by the coding sequence ATGGCAAATTTAAAACTCAAAGGGAAAGACCTCCTCAAGTTAGGTTTCCCGAATAATCAATCTATTAATGTAGCGTTGGAAGTGATGAAACGCAATTACGCTACTAAAAACTTGGCGTATGTAAAATCCGTACTCGAAGATATATTAAAAAATCCTGCGCAGTACGAAGGTCATCTTACTTTTGGTCAGATAGCCGAAGTGCTGCTTTCGTCTACTAAAACCGAAAAACGACAGCTCAACGCTACCCGTGCGCCTTATCATATCTTTGGCGACGATATCACCGAAGAGGCAAAAACGCAACTCTATACGGCTCTCAAACTTCCTATTTCGGTAGGGGGTGCGCTGATGCCTGATGCCCATAGTGGCTATGGTTTGCCCATAGGGGGCGTACTAGCAGTGGAGAATGCAGTCATTCCTTATGGAGTGGGTTTGGACATCGGTTGCCGTATGTGCCTCAGTATCTTGGATATCCCTGTATCCTACCTTTCGGGCGCACGTGATAAGTACGAAAAAGCCCTTGTGGAGCATACGAAGTTTGGTATGTACGAAACCCACAAGTCACACGTAGACCACGAGATTTTTGACCGCGATACTTTTTCGCTAATTCCTATCCTCAAGCGATTGAAGGATAAGGCAATCAAGCAGATGGGTACTTCGGGCAGTGGCAATCACTTTGTAGAATTTGGCGAGGTAGAACTCTTGGCAGACGACCCTCAAATAGGGCTACCCAAAGGAAAATATCTCGGTATACTTTCGCATAGCGGTTCGCGTGGCTTTGGTGCTGAAATTGCCCAGTATTATGTGCGTGTGGCAGCCGAACAGTGTCCGCTCCCGAAGGAAGCCCAACAATTTGCGTGGCTTGACCTCTCGACCCACTTAGGGTTAGAGTATTGGACGGCTATGAACCTCGCAGGTGATTACGCATCTGCCTGCCACGACGATATCCACCGCCGATTGATAAAGGCTGTAGGCGGACGATTGAGGGCGCGCATCGAGAACCACCACAATTTTGCGTGGAAAGAAATTCACGATGGCAAGGAGGTAGTAGTACACCGCAAAGGAGCGACCCCAGCAGGAGAAGGGGTATTGGGTATTATCCCTGCCTCGATGACCGATGCCGGTTACATCGTGCGAGGCAAAGGCAATACCGAGAGTTTCGATTCAGCTTCACACGGGGCAGGACGCGCTTTCTCGCGCAATGAGAGCAAGAACCGCTTTACCAACTCTGATATCAAAAAAGCCCTCAAAGCCAAGGATATCACCCTCATCGGGGGTAATGCCGAAGAAGCTCCTATGGCGTATAAAAACATAGAAACCGTAATGGCTTCCCAAAGCGATTTAGTAGATATCATCGGTACTTTCCAGCCACGCATCGTGCGAATGGACAAGTAA
- a CDS encoding GNAT family N-acetyltransferase yields MNTKNVNIQLVTTNINDFKGLLDVFEEVFQWVDYRYPTDEKLHHLLKNTNFLAVVAKIENQVVGGLTAYILDSYEVEKPSLYLHDLGVKACFQNQGIGKQLINYLMAYAKQNDFQDIFVGTEQDDNEDAIAFYRKTPFTDETKVLQYSFQL; encoded by the coding sequence ATGAACACAAAAAATGTAAACATACAGCTCGTTACCACTAACATCAATGATTTCAAAGGTCTTTTAGATGTTTTTGAAGAAGTTTTTCAGTGGGTAGACTATCGTTATCCTACGGACGAGAAGCTACATCATTTATTGAAAAACACAAACTTTTTGGCAGTAGTAGCCAAAATAGAAAATCAAGTAGTAGGAGGTTTAACAGCTTATATACTTGATAGTTATGAAGTAGAAAAGCCTTCTCTATACCTTCACGATTTAGGAGTGAAAGCGTGTTTCCAAAATCAAGGCATAGGCAAACAGCTAATCAACTATTTGATGGCCTATGCAAAGCAAAACGATTTTCAGGACATCTTTGTTGGTACAGAACAAGATGACAATGAAGATGCTATTGCTTTCTATAGAAAAACACCTTTCACCGATGAAACGAAGGTATTGCAATACAGTTTTCAATTGTGA